CCTCGCGCGAGGCGGCCTTCGCGGTCACCCGCACACGGGTCTCGCCGCGGGAGGCGAGGAACGCGATGGTGGGGCTGTCCTCCCGGTCGAGGCGCTCGACGAGGTCGCCGCACAGCTCGGCCACGCCGGACTCGCTCATGCCCGCGGTGCGCACAACCCTGCTCACGGTCGTCGCGAGCCCGCCCCGCTCGACGAGGTCGGGCACGACGTCGCGCTCGATCATCACCTCCATCTCCGCGGGCACGCCGGGGACGCAGTACACGAGGGCGCCGCCGACCTCGACGGCGAAGCCGGCGGCGGTGCCGACCGGGGAAAGCACGCGCGCCCCCGCGGGCAGGTCCGCCTGGCGGAGGTTGCTCGCCGGCATCTGCCGGCGCCCCCGCGCGAAGTGCTCCTCGAGGTAGGCCGCGAGCTCGGGGCGCCGTTCGAGCCGGACCCCCGCGTGCCGGGCGACCGCATCCCGTGTGACGTCGTCCTGGGTCGGTCCGAGACCGCCGGTGACGATCACCGCGTCGGCCCGCACCGCGGCGCCGCGCAGCTCCTCGACGATGCGCTCGACGTTGTCGCCGACTGTGGTGTGGCGGAACACGTCCACGCCGATCTCAGCGAGGCGGGCGGAGATCCAGCCGCTGTTCGTGTCGACGCTCTGCCCGAGCAGGAGCTCGCTGCCGACCGCGACGATCTCCGCGCGCAGGCCGTTTCGGTCGTCGCCACGCTCGGCGACGTGCCGGCTACACCCCACGGGCGCGCCGTTCACCTCGCACGGCGTACTCCACACCGCTCGCGACGGTGAGAACGACCGCCACCCAGAGCCCCGCGTCGGCCACGGCACCCGGCACGGGCGGCAGCAGGTACAGGGTGACCGCGATCACCTGCGAGACGGTCTTGGCCTTGCCCCACACGCTCGCGGGCATGACGACGTCGCGGCGGACGAGCCAGGTGCGCTGCGCGGTCACCGCCGCCTCCCGCACGACGATGACCCCGACGGCCCAGCTGGGCAGCTCGCCGATGGCGGCGAGCACCGCGAGGCTGCCGATGATGAGCACCTTGTCGGCGGCGGGGTCGGCGAGCTGCCCCCACCGCGTCGCCCCGAGCAGCCGGCGGGCGAGCCAGCCGTCGACGGAGTCGGTCAGCGCGGCGAACACGAAGATGCCGAGCGCCCACCACCGCGCGGTGTCGCCTTCGAGCGTGACGAGCCACGCGATGACCGGCATGAGCAGCACCCGCAGGAGGGTGAGCGCGTTCGCGGGGTTGAGGAGCATGGCGCGCCCCGCGGGCGTGGCACGCCCCGCGGGGACGGCGCGCTCCGCGGCGTCCAGCGCTGGACGCCGCCCGTCGCCCGCACCGTGCGCGGCTTCCCCGGCGTCGACCGCGTCGGGGTCCTCGAGCGGCTGTGGTGCGGTCACGACCGGCTCACGCCACCACGTCGACGTCGCACTCGGTGTCGCCGCCGGGACAGGTCACGACGACGACCTGTCCAGCCGAGCCGAGCCGGCCCTGGTCACGGCCGTTCGCCTCGACCGCGACGGCGCTCGCATCGCCGATGCGCAGCCGCACGAGATCCTGGCCCGTGAAGGTTCGCCGGAAGCCGCTCGACTGCACACCTTCTAGGACCGTGTCCCCGTCGACCTCGACGCGCATCCACGACACCTCCCCCGTCACCGCGACGACGACCTCGATGCCCTCCACCTCCGGGTCGGTGGGGTCGACCGTTGCCGGCGGCGACGGCGCCGTCGTGGTGGTGGGCGGCGTGGGGGACGCCGCCTCCGGCGTCTCCGCCGGTGCGGGGCCCCGCTCCCCCACCGTGTCGGGGTCGCCGCCGCGCCCGAGGAACATCCCGAGGCCCGCCAGCACGAGCAGCAGCGCCCCGGCCGCGACGACGATGACCGCAGGGCCGGACCGGCGCTCGGGTGGGAGCATCGGCCCAACCGGCTCGCGGACCGGCGCGGTGTCCTCGTCGCGCTCGTACTCGGCGCGGTAGGCCTCGAGCAGCGGCTCGGGGTCGAGGCTCAGGAACTTCGCATAGCTGCGCAGGAAGCCCTTGACGTAGACGCCGCCTCCGAGGGCGGCGAACTCCTCTTCCTCCAGCGCGGCGAGGTAGCTCTCGCGCACCCGGGTCTCCGCGGCCGCGTCGGCGAGTGTGCGCCCGTGTCGCCGCCGGGCCGCCCGCAGGGTCTCGCCGATCCCGGTCGCCATAGGACTGACAAGTATAGGAAGTGGGGACCTGCTCACGGGGCGCTGGCGAGGAGGTCGAGCACGTCGGTGGCCACCGCCTCGTCGCCATCGACGGTGAGGTGCTCGGCATCCACCCCCTGCCAGGCCCAGCGCTGCTCAGCCACGAGCGCGAGCGTGCGGGCGTCGGTCCTCACCACCGCGTCGGGACGGGCCGTGACCCGCGGGCCGTACTGGCGGCGGGCGAAGTCGATCCCCCACGTCAGTCGCCGTCCCCCGCCGGTGTCCACGACGACGCGCGCCACGCCGCTCGTGCGCCGCGCCCGCGGCAGGCCGACGTGCGGCAGGACGCTCAGCACCGAGAGGGCGAGGACGTCGCCGACGGCGTCCTCGACGGCAACCGGCTCTTGACGGCTGGTGGAGTCCGTGGCCCACGCCACGTCGCACTCGTGCACCCACTCGTCGAGCACGCGGCGGTAGGCGAAGAACAGCAGCGGCTGGCGGCCGAGCCAGCCGGGCATGGGCAGACGGCCGACCACGGTCGGCAGGCGATCGGCCACCGTTGCGAGCCGTTTCCCCCAACGCTCGAGCTCCTGGAGCAGCTCGGCCGGCTCCCGGTCGTCCCAGCGCGTGGCGTCGTCGCCGTGGTCGAACTCCCACAGGTCGCCGGCACGGCGCAGCGCCTGGTGGATCTTTCCCGTTGCGAACGCCTCGTCGACCGCGACGAGATGCGCGGCGACGTCACCCACCCGCCAGTGCGGCAGGCACGGCGTGTGCCAGATGCCGTCCGGCAGCCCTGCGAGGCGGCGGACGGTCGCCACCCGCTGGGCTCGCAAAGCCGCGACGGCTGCCGTCTTGCGCATACCTCCTTCTTCCCCCCCGCCGGGGTCCCGACGCCCGCCGCACCCCCCAAATGGACTAGTCAACACTAGTTCCGGCGGCGCGGTGGCCGAATGGCCCTGTAGATGACGGTGCAGACCGCCGAAGACGTCCCTACGGCACGGTTGTCCCCGTGCGTGGCGAAACGAAGGGTAGGCGACATGACCCCCGTCCATCAGGCAACCGTCACCGGCGGGGCCGCTTTCCCGCGTCCCCGAGCCGCGCTGGCGGCGCTGGCCGTGGTCAGTCTCCTCGCGGCCCTGTTCGCCGGGGCGCCGATGCGCACGTCGACCTACATCGTCCCGTCCGACGCGACGCTGCCCGCCGGCACGCGCGTGCTCGACGCGCTGCCGCTCGTGGACGCGCTCCTCGTCGCGGCGCCGGTCGCGCCTGCGCGGGCCGTGGGCGCCGACGCGACCATCGGCTGGCGCTCCCTCGTCGAGGGGGCCGAACCCGGCGCCGGCGTGGTGCTCGACAGCGGTGTCGCCTCCACCCGCGCACCCGAGGTCTGGGAGACGACCACGCGCGGTCAGGGAGCCCTCGTGGCGCTCGTCGACACCGGGGTCGCCGACGTCCCGGCGCTGCGCGACGCCGTCGTCGCCGAGCTCGACTTCACGAACAGCGGCGGTGGCGACGGCTACGGCCACGGCACCTTCATGGCCTCGCTCATCGCGGGGCGCGGTGACGTCACGCCCGGGGTGGCGCCCGCGGCGGAGCTACTCTCCCTCAAGGTGGCGAGGGCCGACGGCAGCGCGGAGATCGGCACGGTGCTCACCGCGTTGCAGTGGCTCGCCGGTCCCGGACGCGACGCGGGGGTCACCGTGGCCACGCTGGCCCTCGGCGTCGACGCCCACACCCCGGCCGGTTACCTGCTCGACCTGGCCGTCGGCCGGCTGGCCGCCACGGGCGTGCTCGTCGTCACCGCCTCGGGCAACGAGAGCGGCGTGCTGAGCTCGCCGGCGAGCTCGCCCGGGACCTTCTCCGTGGGATCGGTCGACGACCAGGGCACGCCCGGCCGGGCCGACGACCGGATGGCCGCGTTCAGTGGTTCGGGAGTCGACCGGCTCGGCGTCGCGCAGCCCGACGCCGTCGCCTCGGGCGTCCGCGTCGTCGGCACGATGCCGTGCGGGGCGACGCTGGCCGTCGAGCACCCGGCGGCGTTCGTCGCCGGCGGCCGTGAACGGTGCACGGCCGGCGCGAGCGCTGCCTCGTTCAGCGGCAGCGGCACGTCGATGTCAACCGCTCTCGCCGCGGGTGTGGCCGCGCTCGCATGGTCGGCGAACCAGGCCCTCGACG
This region of Egibacteraceae bacterium genomic DNA includes:
- the pgsA gene encoding CDP-diacylglycerol--glycerol-3-phosphate 3-phosphatidyltransferase produces the protein MTAPQPLEDPDAVDAGEAAHGAGDGRRPALDAAERAVPAGRATPAGRAMLLNPANALTLLRVLLMPVIAWLVTLEGDTARWWALGIFVFAALTDSVDGWLARRLLGATRWGQLADPAADKVLIIGSLAVLAAIGELPSWAVGVIVVREAAVTAQRTWLVRRDVVMPASVWGKAKTVSQVIAVTLYLLPPVPGAVADAGLWVAVVLTVASGVEYAVRGERRARGV
- a CDS encoding competence/damage-inducible protein A, whose translation is MGCSRHVAERGDDRNGLRAEIVAVGSELLLGQSVDTNSGWISARLAEIGVDVFRHTTVGDNVERIVEELRGAAVRADAVIVTGGLGPTQDDVTRDAVARHAGVRLERRPELAAYLEEHFARGRRQMPASNLRQADLPAGARVLSPVGTAAGFAVEVGGALVYCVPGVPAEMEVMIERDVVPDLVERGGLATTVSRVVRTAGMSESGVAELCGDLVERLDREDSPTIAFLASRGETRVRVTAKAASREAARALTDPVVEEIVDRLGAGVVGLDDEGIEHAIARQLRRTAWTLAVAESVTGGGVQARLVTVPGASDWFLGGIVAYTEVAKTGVACVNGDLLARHGPVSEPVAAALAAGARDRLGADVGLGVVGVAGPATQGVRDVGTVCVGVVVPDAPPCTRTVVLPSRSRTELQEWAASVALEGLRRRLGEVAAGPGG
- a CDS encoding S8 family serine peptidase; its protein translation is MTPVHQATVTGGAAFPRPRAALAALAVVSLLAALFAGAPMRTSTYIVPSDATLPAGTRVLDALPLVDALLVAAPVAPARAVGADATIGWRSLVEGAEPGAGVVLDSGVASTRAPEVWETTTRGQGALVALVDTGVADVPALRDAVVAELDFTNSGGGDGYGHGTFMASLIAGRGDVTPGVAPAAELLSLKVARADGSAEIGTVLTALQWLAGPGRDAGVTVATLALGVDAHTPAGYLLDLAVGRLAATGVLVVTASGNESGVLSSPASSPGTFSVGSVDDQGTPGRADDRMAAFSGSGVDRLGVAQPDAVASGVRVVGTMPCGATLAVEHPAAFVAGGRERCTAGASAASFSGSGTSMSTALAAGVAALAWSANQALDAAQLDAALRAGDPAGDPAGLHAFALDAPAAVGAGMGLDQGAAARPGRSPAVGTPPPAPAGRPVVAEPQGANGRSADWRDSDWQGVNWRGVNWRETDWQGVNWRGVNWRDTDWLGVNWRGVNWRGTQWQGVNWRGVNWRDAEWQGVNWRGVNWRGVNWRGVGWLMVTP
- a CDS encoding maleylpyruvate isomerase N-terminal domain-containing protein, producing MRKTAAVAALRAQRVATVRRLAGLPDGIWHTPCLPHWRVGDVAAHLVAVDEAFATGKIHQALRRAGDLWEFDHGDDATRWDDREPAELLQELERWGKRLATVADRLPTVVGRLPMPGWLGRQPLLFFAYRRVLDEWVHECDVAWATDSTSRQEPVAVEDAVGDVLALSVLSVLPHVGLPRARRTSGVARVVVDTGGGRRLTWGIDFARRQYGPRVTARPDAVVRTDARTLALVAEQRWAWQGVDAEHLTVDGDEAVATDVLDLLASAP
- a CDS encoding RodZ domain-containing protein, with product MATGIGETLRAARRRHGRTLADAAAETRVRESYLAALEEEEFAALGGGVYVKGFLRSYAKFLSLDPEPLLEAYRAEYERDEDTAPVREPVGPMLPPERRSGPAVIVVAAGALLLVLAGLGMFLGRGGDPDTVGERGPAPAETPEAASPTPPTTTTAPSPPATVDPTDPEVEGIEVVVAVTGEVSWMRVEVDGDTVLEGVQSSGFRRTFTGQDLVRLRIGDASAVAVEANGRDQGRLGSAGQVVVVTCPGGDTECDVDVVA